A genome region from Anopheles stephensi strain Indian chromosome 2, UCI_ANSTEP_V1.0, whole genome shotgun sequence includes the following:
- the LOC118506030 gene encoding pre-mRNA-splicing factor Syf2, with amino-acid sequence MAETAASSSKTFAEKQAERMARLKQLHTQRNEARASNHQEVIAEHERKKLPANWEARTRQAEWLMGDLKARTEAEEKGLDYNRVKMLNVSAAEADRIDKLKAKKRNADPGFSDYEAQTARQYSRLVKAMPARDLVKYEEQKEKYGDAFYGGPNVILQGLHKDTPAAIDNMVKDLEGQIAKRKKFSRRRTHNDDADIDYINEKNARFNKKLERFYGEHTAEIKQNLERGTAI; translated from the coding sequence ATGGCTGAAACCGCGGCAAGCTCATCGAAAACGTTTGCCGAGAAGCAAGCCGAGCGGATGGCTCGATTGAAGCAACTACACACACAGCGTAACGAAGCTCGCGCCTCCAACCATCAGGAGGTCATCGCGGAACACGAGCGCAAGAAGCTGCCAGCAAATTGGGAAGCCAGAACACGGCAGGCAGAATGGCTGATGGGCGATCTGAAGGCCCGAACGGAAGCGGAAGAAAAGGGGCTGGATTACAATCGGGTGAAGATGCTTAACGTGTCCGCAGCGGAAGCAGATCGGATCGACAAGCTGAAGGCCAAGAAACGGAACGCAGATCCGGGCTTCTCGGACTACGAGGCACAAACGGCACGGCAGTACAGTCGGTTGGTTAAAGCGATGCCGGCCAGAGATTTGGTCAAGTACGAAGAGCAGAAGGAGAAGTACGGTGATGCGTTCTACGGTGGACCGAACGTTATACTGCAGGGGCTCCACAAAGATACTCCGGCTGCGATCGACAACATGGTGAAGGATTTGGAAGGGCAGATAGCCAAGCGCAAGAAGTTCTCCCGTAGACGAACCCACAACGATGATGCCGATATTGATTACATTAACGAGAAGAATGCCCGGTTCAACAAGAAACTGGAACGGTTCTATGGCGAGCATACGGCGGAGATCAAACAGAATTTGGAACGTGGTACAGCTATCTAA